The Kineothrix sp. MB12-C1 genome includes a window with the following:
- a CDS encoding glycoside hydrolase family 2 protein — protein MDKGIPKPEYPRPQMVREEWMNLNGEWEFEFDDEDKGKEEEWFLNHSYSRRIQVPFAYQSKRSGIHITDFHDIVWYKREIESKELTPGKRYLLHFQAVDYQAELWVNGSYVGIHRGGHVSFTFEITPYLKEGNNVITLRVEDDSENLELPRGKQFWKETSENIFYTRTTGIWQTVWLEPVNDIYMERIRMTPDVDRKMIRMDIQLDKKAEAFLDVEISYGGKRMVCDTVSIFKGRTVREFKLDQNINKEWEHKFYEWTPDNPVLFDVKFSLKSGEVLQDEASSYFAMRKVSVENGRFLLNNRPCYQKMLLDQGYWRDSLMTAPDDEALIKDIMLCKEMGFNGARKHQKIEEERYFYWADKLGFLVWAEFPNAYIYSERYVENMIPEWIEAMTRDYNHPCIVAWVPLNESWGVDSIMCREEEQAHASSMYYLTKSLDTTRMVISNDGWNHTHSDLLTIHDYDCDGEVLRGRYASLDRILNDMPTNRTLFAKGHHYEGQPIIVSEFGGIAYKKNSDSGWGYANADSDEEFEEKYKEVVDSLLTSPLVQGFVYTQLCDVEQEINGLLTYDREPKLPMEKIRAINQGKK, from the coding sequence ATGGATAAGGGCATACCAAAGCCGGAGTACCCCAGGCCACAGATGGTAAGGGAAGAATGGATGAATTTAAACGGTGAATGGGAGTTTGAATTCGATGATGAGGATAAAGGAAAGGAAGAAGAGTGGTTCTTGAACCATTCGTATTCCAGAAGGATACAAGTTCCTTTCGCTTATCAGTCAAAAAGATCGGGAATCCATATTACGGATTTTCATGATATCGTTTGGTACAAAAGAGAAATAGAGAGTAAGGAACTTACGCCGGGTAAGCGATATTTACTTCATTTTCAGGCAGTGGATTATCAGGCCGAACTGTGGGTGAATGGAAGCTATGTTGGCATTCACAGGGGAGGGCATGTCTCCTTTACGTTCGAGATCACTCCATATTTGAAAGAAGGGAATAATGTCATTACTTTGCGTGTAGAGGATGACTCGGAGAATTTAGAACTTCCCAGAGGGAAACAGTTTTGGAAGGAAACCTCGGAAAATATCTTTTATACACGTACTACCGGCATTTGGCAGACCGTATGGCTGGAGCCGGTGAATGATATCTACATGGAAAGAATACGTATGACACCTGATGTGGACCGTAAGATGATTCGTATGGATATTCAGCTGGATAAGAAGGCGGAAGCATTTCTTGACGTAGAGATATCCTATGGCGGGAAAAGAATGGTTTGTGATACGGTCAGTATCTTCAAAGGAAGAACGGTTCGGGAATTTAAACTGGATCAGAATATAAATAAAGAGTGGGAGCACAAGTTCTACGAATGGACCCCGGATAATCCCGTTTTATTCGATGTGAAGTTCTCACTGAAATCGGGAGAAGTGTTACAGGATGAGGCCAGCTCTTATTTTGCAATGCGGAAAGTGAGCGTGGAGAACGGAAGATTTCTTCTCAACAACAGACCCTGCTACCAGAAAATGCTGCTGGATCAAGGCTATTGGCGGGATTCTCTTATGACAGCACCCGATGATGAAGCACTCATTAAGGACATTATGCTCTGTAAAGAGATGGGATTCAATGGGGCGCGTAAGCATCAAAAGATCGAGGAAGAGCGATATTTTTATTGGGCGGATAAGCTGGGGTTTCTAGTATGGGCCGAGTTCCCCAATGCCTATATTTATTCTGAAAGGTATGTGGAGAACATGATACCGGAATGGATAGAGGCAATGACGAGGGATTACAATCATCCCTGTATCGTTGCCTGGGTACCGCTGAATGAATCATGGGGTGTGGATAGTATTATGTGCAGGGAAGAAGAACAAGCTCATGCATCGAGCATGTATTATCTCACTAAGTCGCTAGATACGACCAGAATGGTAATATCCAACGATGGATGGAATCACACGCATTCGGATCTTTTGACCATTCATGATTATGATTGTGACGGAGAAGTTCTGAGGGGACGGTATGCATCCCTGGATCGTATTTTAAACGACATGCCTACGAACCGGACATTGTTCGCAAAAGGCCATCATTATGAAGGGCAGCCTATTATCGTTTCTGAATTCGGAGGCATTGCATATAAGAAAAATTCGGATAGCGGATGGGGATACGCTAATGCAGACAGCGATGAGGAATTTGAAGAAAAGTATAAAGAAGTGGTGGATAGTTTACTTACATCGCCACTTGTTCAAGGCTTTGTATACACTCAGTTATGTGATGTGGAGCAAGAAATTAACGGACTTCTAACTTATGACAGAGAACCGAAGCTTCCAATGGAGAAGATTCGGGCCATTAATCAGGGAAAAAAATAA
- a CDS encoding zinc-dependent alcohol dehydrogenase, whose amino-acid sequence MKAIVYKEPNVLAYEEVAVVMPKENEVKIRVKACGICGSDVHGYLGLTGRRLPPMIMGHEFAGEIVEIGTNVVERKCGERVAVYPVDFCGKCEMCEKGEVHLCLNKRAFGVLDVDGAFAEYICVPEKCCFPINDGIPYGIGSLAEPLAVAYRGVAHAKELKGKTVLLVGMGTIGLLALACVKMKQAAKIIVSDLSDSRLQIAREMGADITINPGKEDFKARILEETGGLGVDVAIEAVGAAATVQQAMSALSFGGTAIWIGNNKPMIEINMQEIVTRELVVHGSFLYGYEEFKTVIELVNQGKINVAPLISAEVLLEEAPKYFEQLAHAPGNLIKVVVVDK is encoded by the coding sequence ATGAAAGCAATTGTTTATAAAGAGCCAAATGTTTTGGCTTATGAAGAGGTAGCGGTGGTTATGCCGAAGGAGAATGAAGTAAAAATTCGTGTAAAGGCCTGTGGCATATGCGGCAGTGATGTACATGGATATCTCGGACTGACAGGAAGAAGGCTTCCTCCCATGATTATGGGGCATGAATTTGCCGGAGAAATCGTGGAGATTGGCACAAATGTAGTAGAACGAAAATGTGGAGAACGTGTAGCAGTCTATCCGGTGGATTTCTGCGGAAAATGCGAAATGTGTGAGAAAGGTGAGGTACACCTTTGTCTGAATAAGCGTGCATTCGGCGTACTCGATGTGGATGGAGCCTTTGCAGAATATATCTGTGTACCGGAAAAATGTTGTTTCCCTATTAACGATGGGATACCTTATGGAATTGGTTCTCTGGCGGAACCTCTGGCGGTAGCTTATAGAGGTGTTGCCCACGCGAAAGAGCTGAAAGGAAAGACGGTTCTCTTAGTGGGAATGGGGACAATCGGTTTATTAGCACTGGCATGCGTTAAGATGAAACAGGCAGCTAAAATAATTGTTTCGGACTTAAGTGACAGCCGTCTCCAAATTGCAAGGGAGATGGGAGCGGATATCACCATCAATCCCGGGAAAGAAGATTTTAAAGCGAGGATATTGGAAGAAACCGGGGGACTTGGAGTGGACGTTGCTATTGAAGCGGTAGGAGCTGCAGCAACTGTGCAGCAGGCTATGTCAGCGCTCAGTTTTGGCGGAACAGCTATATGGATTGGAAATAATAAGCCGATGATTGAGATCAATATGCAGGAAATTGTAACGAGAGAGCTGGTAGTTCACGGTTCTTTCTTATATGGATACGAGGAATTTAAGACAGTAATAGAGCTTGTGAATCAAGGCAAGATAAATGTGGCTCCGTTAATTAGCGCCGAGGTTTTACTGGAGGAAGCACCCAAGTATTTTGAGCAGCTCGCCCATGCGCCGGGAAATCTGATAAAGGTCGTTGTGGTTGATAAGTGA
- a CDS encoding transketolase, with protein sequence MAYDKELIKTLEQKGRKLREDVVVSIGIGVAGHIGGSNSAADLVAALYFYKMKHDPKNPKMEDRDRFLLSKGHVAILQYAALAEAGYFPVEDLKHTKAIGSYLQGHPDVQKTPGIEAGTGSLGQGLSIGLGMALGQKLNKIDRKTYVLVGDGEVAEGQIWEAAMAAAAYKADNLVAIVDRNRLQANGKVVDRFDSGDIIAKLISFGWHVIEIDGHNMEEILTALDTADTIKGMPTAIVANTVKGKGVSFAENVVSYHNGMLTEETYHQALEELSR encoded by the coding sequence ATGGCATATGATAAGGAACTGATTAAGACGCTTGAACAAAAGGGCCGTAAGCTGCGGGAGGATGTTGTTGTAAGCATTGGTATAGGGGTGGCAGGACATATAGGCGGATCGAATTCCGCCGCGGATTTGGTGGCTGCGTTATATTTCTATAAGATGAAGCACGATCCGAAGAATCCCAAAATGGAAGACAGAGACCGTTTTCTATTGAGTAAGGGCCATGTGGCAATACTGCAATATGCAGCATTGGCGGAAGCCGGATATTTCCCGGTAGAGGATCTAAAACATACGAAAGCAATAGGCTCTTACCTGCAAGGACATCCTGATGTGCAGAAGACACCGGGTATCGAAGCGGGTACCGGTTCTCTCGGACAGGGCTTGTCTATCGGTCTTGGTATGGCCCTTGGACAAAAATTGAATAAAATAGACAGAAAGACATATGTTCTCGTAGGAGACGGCGAAGTGGCGGAAGGACAGATATGGGAAGCTGCTATGGCAGCAGCAGCCTATAAGGCGGATAACCTTGTGGCTATTGTGGATAGGAATAGACTTCAGGCCAATGGCAAGGTGGTGGACCGTTTTGATTCCGGAGATATCATTGCGAAACTTATAAGCTTCGGATGGCATGTTATTGAGATAGATGGACATAACATGGAAGAAATTCTGACCGCGCTGGATACGGCGGATACCATAAAAGGAATGCCTACAGCCATTGTTGCGAACACGGTCAAGGGAAAAGGTGTCAGTTTTGCAGAAAACGTAGTAAGTTATCACAACGGAATGCTGACAGAAGAAACTTATCATCAGGCACTGGAAGAGTTATCCAGATAA
- a CDS encoding transketolase family protein: MSYTNQRIAYGSTLVELGKNDERIVVLDADLGGSTMGKLFEAEYPERYFEMGIAEANMTSVAAGLAQSGKIPFTNSFAVFSGGRAFDQIRQTIAIGELNVKICGSSSGLSDFGDGATHQCVEDMAIFRSVPNMTVLCPADANETVEAVKAMVETDGPFYIRLNRNDYANVTEEGETFEIGMPKLLKGGSDVVVFATGYMVGLAMEAAKELEGRISVKVVNIATIKPMNGQAIIDLVKGCKAVVTAEEHNIRGGMGSAIAEVLCKECKPIEFVGIQDTFGCSAHNYKEVLEYHGLTKEAIKEAVQKMYYL, encoded by the coding sequence ATGAGTTATACAAATCAAAGAATTGCATATGGAAGCACCTTGGTGGAGCTTGGAAAGAATGATGAGAGGATCGTTGTTCTGGACGCTGACTTGGGTGGATCCACTATGGGAAAGCTTTTCGAAGCTGAGTATCCTGAAAGATATTTCGAGATGGGAATTGCCGAAGCGAATATGACTAGTGTGGCAGCAGGGCTGGCACAGAGTGGGAAAATACCTTTTACCAATTCCTTCGCGGTATTTTCGGGCGGACGTGCATTCGATCAGATTCGTCAAACCATTGCCATCGGGGAATTGAATGTAAAAATCTGTGGTTCTTCCTCAGGATTATCAGATTTCGGTGACGGTGCTACTCACCAATGTGTGGAAGATATGGCTATTTTCCGTTCGGTACCTAATATGACGGTACTATGTCCGGCAGATGCCAATGAGACAGTAGAAGCTGTAAAAGCCATGGTAGAGACAGATGGCCCTTTCTATATCAGACTGAATAGAAACGACTATGCTAATGTTACCGAAGAAGGAGAGACGTTTGAAATAGGAATGCCTAAGCTGCTCAAGGGAGGTTCTGATGTCGTTGTGTTTGCCACCGGCTATATGGTTGGATTGGCTATGGAAGCTGCAAAAGAACTGGAAGGTAGAATATCCGTGAAGGTAGTAAACATTGCTACCATAAAGCCTATGAACGGTCAGGCGATTATTGATCTCGTAAAGGGATGCAAGGCAGTAGTTACTGCGGAAGAGCACAATATCAGAGGCGGAATGGGCAGTGCGATTGCAGAAGTGCTTTGCAAGGAATGCAAGCCTATCGAGTTCGTGGGAATTCAAGATACTTTTGGATGCAGTGCACATAATTATAAGGAAGTGCTTGAATATCATGGTTTAACAAAAGAAGCAATCAAAGAGGCTGTACAAAAGATGTATTATCTGTAA
- the garR gene encoding 2-hydroxy-3-oxopropionate reductase: MRIGFIGLGIMGKPMVNNLLKAGHEVIVYDVIQENVDMAVSAGAISADSSKNVAEQCKLIITMLPNSPHVKSVVLGENGVLEGAIEGTILVDMSSIAPMASQEICEACAEKGIKMIDAPVSGGEPKAVDGTLSIMVGGDKDVFDEVYDILMSMGGSAVHCGDIGAGNTTKLANQIIVALNIAAVSEAFMLSTRAGVDPTKVFDAIKGGLAGSTVMNAKVPMITDGNFNPGFKIDLHIKDLNNALETGHGVGAPLPLTAQVMEILQNLHMDGHGQCDHSAIAKYYEKLTGTEIRK; encoded by the coding sequence ATGCGTATAGGATTTATTGGACTTGGAATCATGGGAAAACCTATGGTCAATAATCTGCTGAAAGCAGGCCATGAGGTTATTGTATATGATGTAATTCAGGAGAACGTGGATATGGCAGTAAGTGCAGGTGCGATTTCTGCTGATTCATCGAAGAACGTTGCAGAACAATGTAAATTAATTATCACTATGCTCCCCAATTCACCCCACGTAAAAAGTGTGGTTCTAGGTGAGAATGGAGTGTTAGAAGGGGCAATAGAAGGGACGATTCTAGTAGATATGAGCTCCATAGCACCTATGGCTTCACAGGAAATATGCGAGGCTTGTGCTGAAAAAGGTATAAAGATGATCGATGCACCTGTATCCGGCGGTGAGCCGAAGGCTGTGGATGGAACGCTGTCTATTATGGTTGGCGGAGATAAGGATGTATTTGATGAGGTTTATGATATTCTAATGTCTATGGGTGGAAGTGCGGTTCATTGCGGAGATATCGGTGCAGGCAATACTACGAAGCTGGCAAATCAGATTATTGTAGCACTTAATATTGCAGCAGTATCCGAAGCCTTTATGTTGAGTACAAGGGCGGGAGTGGATCCTACCAAAGTATTCGATGCGATAAAGGGCGGCCTGGCCGGCTCAACGGTTATGAATGCCAAAGTACCTATGATAACCGATGGCAATTTTAATCCGGGATTCAAGATTGATCTTCACATAAAGGATTTAAATAATGCCCTGGAAACGGGACATGGCGTAGGAGCACCCCTGCCTCTTACGGCTCAGGTCATGGAGATTCTTCAAAACCTTCATATGGATGGACATGGACAATGTGATCACAGTGCGATTGCAAAATATTATGAAAAACTCACCGGAACAGAAATACGGAAGTAA
- a CDS encoding glycerate kinase — MKILIASDSFKGSLSSTQVARNISEGILRVFPDAEIKYISVADGGEGTVEAIISSIGGKIINTPAMGPDGKIFDSFFGILEDGSAVIEMAAASGLPLVPELERDIMKATTYGTGQLLKAAMDHGCRRIYIGVGGSATNDGGIGMAQALGISFADEKGEEIGYGGGLLERIEKIDLSNADERLSGTEIIVMSDVTNPLCGPFGASAVYGPQKGASPEQVELLDKGLSHLAKIIEEELYIDIRNRKGAGAAGGLGGGLVAFTGASIRSGIDAVLNMSGFEEKAEWADLIITGEGRIDFQSAYGKVISGIAQRAEKYNVPVAAIAGSLSEGSQEVYKIGISCIEAAVCRPMPLQEAMGEKAGELVSDAAERLMRNIKAGIMLRDSTLVE; from the coding sequence ATGAAAATATTAATTGCGTCGGATTCATTTAAAGGAAGTTTAAGTAGTACTCAGGTGGCCAGAAACATAAGTGAAGGGATATTGAGAGTCTTTCCTGATGCGGAAATAAAGTATATTTCTGTAGCTGACGGCGGAGAAGGTACGGTGGAGGCCATTATATCTAGTATTGGAGGAAAAATTATTAATACTCCTGCGATGGGTCCTGATGGCAAGATATTTGATTCCTTTTTTGGCATATTGGAGGATGGATCTGCTGTAATAGAAATGGCGGCAGCATCCGGATTACCCCTGGTACCTGAGCTGGAACGCGACATTATGAAGGCTACTACATATGGAACGGGTCAGCTTTTGAAGGCGGCGATGGATCATGGATGCAGAAGGATTTATATTGGGGTAGGGGGATCAGCAACCAATGATGGAGGCATCGGCATGGCACAGGCTCTCGGCATCTCTTTTGCAGATGAAAAGGGAGAAGAAATCGGTTATGGCGGTGGGCTGTTGGAAAGAATAGAAAAGATTGACCTAAGCAACGCAGATGAACGGCTTAGCGGGACGGAAATCATTGTAATGAGCGATGTGACTAATCCCCTTTGTGGACCGTTCGGAGCTTCGGCTGTTTATGGCCCTCAGAAGGGAGCAAGCCCTGAGCAGGTAGAACTTCTGGATAAAGGGCTTTCTCATTTAGCGAAGATTATCGAAGAGGAGCTATATATAGATATAAGAAACAGGAAAGGCGCCGGAGCCGCAGGAGGGCTCGGCGGCGGACTAGTGGCATTTACAGGCGCATCCATACGTTCGGGGATTGACGCAGTCCTGAATATGTCAGGCTTCGAAGAAAAAGCGGAGTGGGCAGACTTAATTATTACCGGGGAGGGGCGGATTGATTTCCAGTCTGCATATGGGAAGGTGATTTCCGGAATTGCACAAAGGGCTGAGAAATATAATGTTCCTGTAGCGGCAATTGCGGGTTCTCTTTCAGAAGGCTCGCAAGAAGTATATAAAATCGGCATCAGCTGCATAGAAGCGGCAGTGTGCAGGCCGATGCCTTTGCAAGAAGCTATGGGAGAAAAGGCGGGTGAATTGGTCTCTGATGCGGCAGAACGGTTAATGCGTAATATCAAGGCCGGCATCATGCTGAGAGATTCCACTCTTGTCGAATAA